Proteins encoded by one window of Halomonas chromatireducens:
- a CDS encoding murein L,D-transpeptidase catalytic domain family protein codes for MTRHPTLSRLSCTALATLLFAAPVAQAGGFLAQALLTDPQYEAPLGFTLTRLAPDADPHVLRLAASALACAEPNAERLAVIDFSRPSTEPRLWVFDLAESRLLFEELVSHGQGTGDAMAEVFSNVYGSHQSSLGLFRTMNSYYGRNGYSLRLEGLEEGINDLAYQRAIVIHGADYVSEAFIEKTGRLGRSQGCPAVRQEITYPLIDSIKEDQYLFAYYPDSEWLESSAFLACQNDSQQLAMN; via the coding sequence ATGACTCGACACCCCACGCTATCACGACTCTCCTGCACCGCGCTTGCCACCCTGCTTTTCGCCGCGCCTGTCGCTCAGGCCGGCGGTTTCCTGGCCCAGGCCCTGCTCACCGACCCGCAGTACGAGGCTCCCCTTGGGTTTACCCTGACCCGGCTGGCGCCAGACGCCGATCCCCATGTGCTTCGCCTCGCCGCCAGTGCCCTGGCCTGCGCCGAACCGAATGCCGAGCGCCTGGCGGTGATCGATTTTTCCCGCCCTTCGACAGAGCCACGCCTGTGGGTCTTTGACCTTGCTGAGTCGCGGCTGTTGTTCGAAGAACTGGTCTCTCACGGCCAGGGCACGGGGGATGCCATGGCCGAGGTCTTTTCCAATGTCTACGGCAGCCACCAGTCGAGCCTGGGCCTGTTTCGCACCATGAACAGCTACTACGGCCGCAACGGTTATTCGCTGCGCCTTGAAGGCCTTGAGGAAGGCATCAATGACCTCGCCTACCAGCGCGCCATCGTCATCCACGGCGCCGACTACGTCAGCGAGGCCTTCATCGAGAAGACCGGCCGGCTGGGGCGCAGCCAGGGCTGCCCCGCCGTGCGGCAGGAAATCACCTACCCGTTGATCGACAGCATCAAGGAGGACCAGTACCTCTTCGCCTACTACCCCGACTCGGAGTGGCTGGAGAGCTCCGCCTTTTTGGCCTGTCAGAATGATAGCCAGCAGCTGGCCATGAACTGA
- a CDS encoding NarK family nitrate/nitrite MFS transporter: MEILNKANRIRLLNFSTPQMRAFHFSWFAFHICFFGWFGIAPLMAVVREDLSLTQTQIGNTIIASVAITVIVRLLIGVLCDRIGPRKAYSGLLILGSIPVMGIGFANSFETFLLARLAIGAIGASFVITQYHTTMMFAPNVVGTANATSAGWGNLGGGTTQILMPLIFSGLLMLGVSETLGWRLAMVVPGVVLFVTGICYYRFTQDAPNGNFEDLRARGELPQANGDSGAGKTFLAAAKDIRVWALFVVYAICFGVELTINNIAAIYFFDHFDLTLATAGMIAGLFGLMNVFARTMGGIFSDLFARNGGLKGRVRWLFIALICEGLALVAFSQMHVLSYAIGIMLVFSLFVQMAEGATYGVVPFINKKALGAVAGIVGAGGNVGAVAAAFLFRSEAITYQQGLFYLGLTVLVLASCALLVRFSPETEAEEAKAYQDAVGEDTGAGALSLR, translated from the coding sequence ATGGAAATCCTCAACAAGGCCAACAGGATTCGCCTGTTGAACTTCAGTACCCCGCAGATGCGGGCGTTTCACTTCTCGTGGTTCGCCTTCCATATCTGTTTCTTCGGCTGGTTCGGTATTGCCCCGCTGATGGCGGTGGTCCGTGAAGATCTCTCCCTCACCCAGACCCAGATCGGCAACACCATTATCGCCTCGGTTGCCATCACCGTGATCGTGCGCTTGTTGATCGGCGTGCTATGCGACCGCATCGGGCCGCGCAAGGCCTACTCCGGCCTGCTGATCCTGGGCTCGATTCCGGTGATGGGTATCGGCTTCGCCAACAGTTTCGAGACCTTTCTGCTGGCGCGCCTGGCGATCGGTGCCATCGGCGCCTCCTTCGTCATCACCCAGTACCACACCACCATGATGTTCGCGCCCAACGTGGTCGGCACCGCCAACGCTACCAGCGCCGGCTGGGGCAACCTGGGTGGCGGTACCACCCAGATCCTGATGCCGCTGATCTTCTCGGGCCTGCTGATGCTCGGTGTCAGCGAGACGCTTGGCTGGCGCCTGGCCATGGTGGTGCCCGGCGTGGTGCTGTTCGTCACCGGAATCTGTTATTACCGCTTTACCCAGGATGCGCCCAACGGCAACTTCGAGGACCTGCGCGCCCGGGGCGAGCTTCCCCAGGCCAACGGCGACAGCGGTGCCGGCAAGACCTTCCTGGCGGCCGCCAAGGACATCCGCGTATGGGCACTGTTCGTGGTCTACGCCATCTGCTTCGGCGTCGAGTTGACCATCAACAACATTGCCGCCATCTACTTCTTCGATCACTTCGACCTGACGCTGGCCACCGCCGGCATGATCGCCGGGCTGTTCGGGCTGATGAACGTATTCGCCCGCACCATGGGCGGCATCTTCTCCGATCTGTTCGCCAGGAACGGCGGTCTCAAGGGCAGAGTACGCTGGCTGTTCATCGCCCTGATCTGTGAAGGCCTCGCCCTGGTCGCCTTCTCGCAGATGCATGTCCTCTCCTACGCCATCGGCATCATGCTGGTATTCAGCCTCTTCGTGCAGATGGCCGAGGGTGCGACCTATGGCGTGGTGCCCTTCATCAACAAGAAGGCTCTGGGCGCGGTGGCCGGCATCGTCGGTGCCGGCGGCAACGTGGGCGCCGTGGCGGCTGCCTTCCTGTTCCGTTCGGAAGCGATCACCTATCAACAAGGGTTGTTCTACCTGGGCCTGACCGTGCTGGTGCTGGCCTCCTGCGCCCTTCTGGTGCGCTTCTCCCCGGAGACGGAGGCCGAGGAGGCCAAGGCCTACCAGGATGCCGTGGGCGAAGACACCGGCGCCGGTGCCCTGTCGCTACGCTGA